A genomic stretch from Schistosoma haematobium chromosome 4, whole genome shotgun sequence includes:
- the B4GALT1 gene encoding Beta-1,4-galactosyltransferase 1 (EggNog:ENOG410V5NP~COG:G~CAZy:GT7) — MKCRSIRLFRMRFFIVYFSLCFMITSLLLINLLIWPTVDITLIKSAILKRKTKVQESENNQTSNEPQFDCLLELQNELRNLYLADNVQSEKLTRIKLENSPYFSTQQTCQEICDKLPVIPINMSHKYTPIGNLSVSKELVTDLYKVISLSKPHIKGGGWTYKTSDKCKNNAGKYNQTGVAIVIAFRDRWAQLTSVLSTLIPMLRRQRLCYRIFVIEEAGNDLFNRGMIFNVGFMEAMNRFHFDCVIFHDADLAPINDLNPYGCDKQTFIQPIHLGVGLDIRNFRLNYPELIGGVLKMSNKHFVQVNGHSNLYWGWGQEDDDLERRLKHEKINYYQMSPSIARYKALPHETQNKEGNPRKIHLKLLSTAVQRMNHDGLSSLNYKVLKVTEHQLFTHILVDLGNQPKFYNCN, encoded by the coding sequence ATGAAATGTAGAAGTATCAGATTGTTCAGAATGAGATTTTTCATTGTATACTTCAGTTTATGCTTTATGATTACGTCTCTCTTATTGATAAATTTACTAATTTGGCCAACTGTAGACATCACATTAATAAAATCAGcaattttgaaaagaaaaactaaGGTACAAGAAAGCGAGAATAATCAGACATCTAATGAACCGCAGTTCGACTGTTTATTGGAATTACAAAATGAGTTACGCAATCTTTATTTAGCTGACAATGTTCAATCCGAGAAACTAACTCGTATAAAATTAGAGAATTCTCCATACTTCAGTACACAGCAAACATGTCAAGAAATCTGTGACAAACTACCAGTAATACCAATAAACATGTCTCATAAATACACTCCAATCGGTAATCTTTCTGTTTCTAAAGAATTGGTAACAGACTTGTATAAAGTGATCAGTTTAAGCAAACCACATATAAAAGGAGGCGGTTGGACATATAAAACATCTGATAAATGTAAAAATAATGctggaaaatataatcaaactgGCGTCGCTATAGTTATAGCATTTCGTGATAGATGGGCTCAACTAACAAGTGTACTATCAACACTAATACCTATGTTACGCCGTCAAAGATTATGTTACCGAATATTTGTTATTGAAGAAGCtggaaatgatttatttaatcgAGGTATGATTTTCAATGTTGGTTTCATGGAAGCTATGAATAGATTTCATTTTGATTGTGTTATTTTTCATGATGCTGACTTAGCTCCAATAAATGACTTGAATCCTTATGGATGTGataaacaaacattcatacaacCAATTCATCTTGGTGTTGGTTTAGATATTAGAAATTTTCGTTTAAATTATCCAGAACTTATTGGTGGTGTATTAAAAATGtcaaataaacattttgtaCAAGTAAATGGACATTCTAATCTATACTGGGGTTGGGGACAAGAAGATGATGATTTAGAAAGACGATTAAAACatgaaaaaattaattattatcaaatgTCTCCAAGTATTGCACGTTATAAGGCATTACCTCATGAAACACAAAATAAAGAAGGGAATCCAcgaaaaattcatttaaaacttTTATCTACAGCTGTACAACGAATGAATCATGATGGACTATCTTCATTAAATTATAAAGTATTAAAGGTTACTGAACATCAACTATTTACACATATATTAGTTGATTTAGGTAATCAACCAAAATTTTATAATTGTAATTAA